Proteins co-encoded in one Setaria viridis chromosome 9, Setaria_viridis_v4.0, whole genome shotgun sequence genomic window:
- the LOC117839699 gene encoding outer envelope pore protein 16-2, chloroplastic — protein MSGSMETQARAFADEVRGGLEGKNWMLDLGHPLLNRIAESFVKAAGIGAVQAVARESYFMAIEGEGGSVSGATGSRKRSFPELNGTNSGSKSAEAMVKNVSKESLQWGLAAGVHSGLTYGLTEVRGTHDWRNSAVAGAITGAAVALTSDRASHEQVVQCAIAGAALSTAANVLSGIF, from the exons ATGAGCGGCAGCATGGAGACGCAGGCGCGGGCGTTCGCGGACGAGGTTCGCGGCGGCCTGGAGGGGAAGAACTGGATGCTGGACCTCGGCCACCCGCTCCTCAACCGCATCGCCGAGAGCTTCGTCAAGGCCGCCGGG ATCGGCGCGGTCCAAGCAGTCGCGAGGGAGTCGTACTTCATGGCCATCGAAG GCGAGGGAGGATCGGTGTCTGGCGCCACCGGCTCGAGGAAACGCTCGTTCCCAGAACTCAATG GGACGAACAGTGGTAGCAAGTCGGCTGAGGCCATG GTGAAAAACGTGAGCAAAGAGTCGTTACAGTGGG GACTCGCGGCTGGCGTACACTCCGGCCTGACCTACGGCCTCACGGAGGTGCGCGGGACGCACGACTGGCGGAACAGCGCCGTGGCCGGCGCCATCACGGGCGCGGCGGTCGCGCTCACGTCGGACCGCGCGTCGCACGAGCAGGTCGTGCAgtgcgccatcgccggcgccgcgctctcCACGGCCGCCAACGTGCTATCCGGCATATTCTGA